The following coding sequences are from one Chaetodon trifascialis isolate fChaTrf1 chromosome 24, fChaTrf1.hap1, whole genome shotgun sequence window:
- the LOC139352099 gene encoding protein jagunal homolog 1-B, whose translation MASRAGPRAAGTDGSDFQHRERVASHYQMSVALKSEIRKLVIVHLLIWVLMAAQVTVSQLSLVSHKVVASPYQWEYPYLLSIIPTVFCFLALPRNNISYLVISMISAGLFSVAPLIYGCMEMFPVAQQLYRHGKAYRFIFGFSAVSVMYLVIVIAVQVHAWQIYYSKKLLDQWFTSTQDKKKK comes from the exons ATGGCTTCTCGAGCAGGTCCGAGAGCAGCAGGTACAGACGGCAGTGACTTTCAGCACCGGGAGCGCGTTGCCTCACACTACCAGATGAG CGTTGCCTTGAAGTCTGAAATCCGTAAACTCGTCATTGTCCACCTGCTGATCTGGGTGCTGATGGCAGCTCAG gtgacagtgagccagctgAGCCTGGTGTCCCACAAGGTAGTAGCCTCTCCATACCAGTGGGAGTACCCCTACCTCCTGAGCATCATCCCCACAGTCTTCTGCTTCTTGGCGTTGCCCCGCAACAACATCAGCTACCTGGTCATCTCCATGATCAGCGCCGGTCTATTCAGCGTGGCCCCGCTGATCTACGGCTGCATGGAAATGTTCCCCGTGGCGCAGCAGCTCTACCGGCACGGCAAAGCCTACCGCTTCATCTTTGGTTTCTCTGCCGTGTCGGTCATGTACCTGGTGATCGTAATCGCTGTGCAGGTGCACGCCTGGCAGATCTACTACAGCAAGAAGCTTCTGGACCAGTGGTTCACCAGCACgcaggacaagaagaagaaatga